A window of the Thermotoga sp. SG1 genome harbors these coding sequences:
- the csm2 gene encoding type III-A CRISPR-associated protein Csm2 encodes MEVSLKSDLMDLVKKAEEIGKNLSNTNQLRKFHGHLTKIWSKYAYNRRKYSQNQQAFKEDILNEVHFMKIFLAYQAGRGVSEDIKKLRKVLEPLIDEIKTPEDFEKFKKFYDAVLAYHKFYSETARNSRSVRK; translated from the coding sequence GTGGAGGTTTCTCTCAAAAGCGATTTGATGGATCTTGTGAAAAAGGCAGAGGAGATTGGGAAAAACCTTTCCAACACAAACCAACTCAGAAAATTCCACGGACACCTGACAAAGATATGGAGCAAGTACGCTTACAACAGAAGAAAGTACAGTCAGAACCAGCAAGCATTCAAAGAGGATATTCTGAATGAAGTCCATTTCATGAAGATATTTCTTGCTTATCAGGCCGGCAGGGGTGTTTCCGAAGACATCAAAAAACTCAGAAAAGTTCTTGAACCACTCATAGATGAGATAAAAACGCCAGAAGATTTCGAGAAATTCAAAAAGTTCTACGATGCAGTTCTTGCGTACCACAAGTTCTATTCTGAAACCGCAAGGAATAGCAGATCAGTGAGAAAGTGA
- the csm3 gene encoding type III-A CRISPR-associated RAMP protein Csm3: MERPIHGKYIIKGKIILKTGLRVGGQELGVNIGGVDNPVIRNPLTGEPYIPGSSIKGKMRSLMERLKNKDLVPIVDGSTKISIHICKEKDCEICRLFGASGKLDNEKRISIPSRLIVRDAFLTEESKDRLLNMETDLPYTEWKTENALDRVTCSAVPRPVERVPAGAEFEFEIVYTAENKEHIKEDLENIATALELVEDDYLGGSGSRGYGKVEFKIEELIFKSSDYYLGKEDPKSKTLKGDIEDFKKAISELVKG, translated from the coding sequence GTGGAGAGACCGATTCATGGAAAGTACATTATAAAAGGAAAGATCATCTTAAAAACAGGTCTCAGAGTGGGTGGTCAAGAACTCGGTGTGAACATCGGAGGAGTTGATAATCCTGTTATCAGAAATCCTCTTACCGGCGAACCTTACATTCCAGGAAGCTCCATAAAGGGAAAGATGAGAAGTCTGATGGAAAGATTGAAAAATAAGGATCTCGTACCTATAGTTGATGGGAGTACTAAGATAAGTATTCACATTTGCAAAGAAAAAGATTGTGAGATATGTCGCCTTTTTGGAGCATCTGGAAAATTAGATAATGAGAAGAGGATAAGCATTCCTTCTCGTCTTATCGTAAGAGATGCCTTTCTCACGGAAGAGTCGAAAGACAGACTCCTCAACATGGAAACAGATCTTCCATATACGGAATGGAAAACAGAAAACGCTCTTGATAGGGTCACATGCAGTGCTGTTCCAAGACCGGTCGAAAGAGTTCCTGCAGGTGCAGAATTTGAATTTGAAATTGTTTACACTGCAGAGAACAAAGAACATATAAAAGAAGACCTTGAAAACATAGCAACCGCACTTGAACTCGTCGAAGACGACTATCTTGGGGGAAGTGGAAGCAGAGGATACGGGAAGGTTGAGTTCAAAATAGAAGAGTTGATCTTCAAGAGTTCAGACTACTACCTTGGAAAAGAAGATCCAAAATCGAAAACTCTTAAAGGAGATATCGAAGACTTCAAGAAAGCTATCTCTGAACTTGTGAAAGGGTGA
- the csm4 gene encoding type III-A CRISPR-associated RAMP protein Csm4 has product MNFRGGFRVGRGDESDSTLPTIHSDTIYGAIVYHAFKHSDKAEDFAKNLKVSSLIFLKKSDKKERLLVPKPLSYNVLDPEDEDSKKGDFKKLKKANYVFLDSLKDYTSIEKAMESVCEESPVEVSRIPRNTLDRVTNSSNLYFVEVAFVKESFTPVVLAEFPDEYEELFKASVRSLGDSGLGGDSTYGYGLFDADFEEAPFLSEEGKYYLSLSLFIPSVEERRRLNEGFYKVVRRRGVKKDVMKVKKELHYIQEGSVFPFKPVGRGVLKIEDYFVQTSPLCVAFGGDAS; this is encoded by the coding sequence ATGAATTTCCGGGGTGGTTTCAGGGTGGGAAGGGGGGATGAATCCGATTCCACCCTCCCCACCATTCACTCTGATACCATCTACGGGGCTATTGTGTATCATGCGTTTAAACATTCGGATAAAGCAGAAGATTTTGCAAAAAATCTAAAGGTTTCCTCCCTTATTTTCCTTAAAAAATCTGACAAAAAAGAGCGCCTTCTTGTTCCAAAGCCTCTTTCGTACAACGTTCTTGATCCAGAGGATGAAGACAGCAAGAAGGGAGACTTCAAGAAATTGAAAAAAGCGAACTATGTATTTCTGGACAGTCTTAAGGATTACACATCGATAGAAAAGGCAATGGAATCTGTATGTGAAGAGTCTCCGGTAGAAGTTTCAAGAATACCAAGAAACACTCTGGACAGAGTCACAAACTCTTCAAACCTTTATTTTGTTGAGGTTGCTTTTGTAAAAGAAAGCTTCACACCAGTTGTACTGGCGGAGTTTCCAGACGAATACGAGGAATTATTCAAGGCTTCTGTGAGATCTCTTGGTGACAGCGGACTTGGTGGAGATTCAACTTACGGATACGGTTTGTTCGATGCAGACTTTGAAGAAGCTCCCTTTCTTTCGGAAGAAGGAAAATACTATCTTTCTCTGTCTCTTTTTATACCTTCTGTTGAAGAAAGAAGAAGATTGAACGAAGGCTTCTACAAAGTGGTAAGAAGAAGAGGCGTGAAAAAAGACGTTATGAAGGTTAAAAAAGAACTCCACTATATCCAAGAAGGTTCCGTATTTCCTTTCAAACCTGTGGGCCGTGGGGTGTTGAAGATAGAAGATTATTTCGTTCAGACCTCACCACTCTGTGTGGCATTCGGTGGTGATGCATCATGA
- the csm5 gene encoding type III-A CRISPR-associated RAMP protein Csm5, producing MKVILQTLTPLHIGSGEKYPPCNLVVLGSGERKNHAVRLKTRKFLEIFAKHKELKDSLSTPLTPSIAGDLTDGIFYEVSLYSDFKTRKRAPEILELIHHPDGTVYIPGSSLKGAIRLALTWYVLKNNKKYLEKFRENVRQDISNRRRNFFRTRKFLDELFRFDHQNINSDYFRFLRISDSERIVAQVVVHDVGVFYMARPNNNPRTFPVEFVPIKKEFKFDITFAKDDYRYFLEETRKRYKVDLPESLEEILKIVDDFYTEVFKFEKERFEKAKENFKNIDTEKIEKRFEQIEKAKKENTFLIHVGYGGGLMANSLFILLDEETRKRVRNIIKNHGNDEAPLTRRYLVQEENRSYKLISPIGWCVLWLEGSQST from the coding sequence ATGAAAGTAATCCTCCAAACCCTCACACCGCTTCACATAGGAAGTGGAGAAAAGTACCCACCTTGCAATCTCGTTGTGCTTGGAAGTGGTGAAAGAAAAAACCATGCGGTAAGACTCAAAACAAGAAAATTTCTTGAAATTTTCGCCAAGCACAAAGAACTCAAAGATTCTCTTTCAACTCCTCTCACTCCATCTATCGCTGGTGATTTAACTGACGGCATTTTCTACGAAGTGAGCCTTTATTCAGATTTTAAAACCAGAAAAAGAGCTCCCGAAATATTGGAGTTGATCCATCATCCAGACGGAACCGTCTACATTCCCGGAAGTTCTCTGAAAGGAGCCATTAGACTTGCACTGACATGGTACGTCTTGAAGAACAACAAAAAATATCTTGAAAAGTTTCGTGAAAATGTCAGGCAAGATATTTCAAATCGAAGAAGAAATTTTTTCAGAACACGTAAATTCTTAGATGAACTGTTTAGATTCGACCACCAAAACATCAACAGCGATTACTTTCGTTTCTTGAGAATTTCTGATTCTGAAAGAATAGTCGCACAGGTTGTTGTCCATGATGTTGGTGTGTTTTACATGGCCCGTCCAAATAACAATCCAAGAACATTTCCCGTGGAGTTTGTGCCTATCAAAAAGGAATTCAAGTTTGATATAACCTTTGCAAAGGACGATTACAGATATTTCCTTGAAGAAACAAGGAAGCGTTACAAAGTGGATCTTCCAGAAAGCCTCGAAGAGATTTTGAAGATCGTTGATGATTTCTACACAGAGGTGTTCAAATTTGAAAAAGAGCGTTTCGAAAAGGCAAAAGAAAACTTCAAAAACATAGACACTGAAAAGATAGAAAAAAGGTTTGAACAGATAGAAAAGGCAAAGAAGGAAAATACCTTTCTGATTCACGTAGGATACGGTGGAGGACTCATGGCAAACTCTCTGTTCATTTTGCTCGACGAAGAGACAAGAAAAAGGGTGAGAAACATCATAAAGAATCACGGAAACGACGAAGCGCCTCTCACAAGGAGATATCTTGTCCAAGAAGAGAATAGAAGTTACAAACTCATCTCTCCCATAGGGTGGTGTGTTCTGTGGTTGGAAGGTTCCCAGTCTACGTAG
- a CDS encoding DUF5685 family protein: MFGYIKPLKCELKVKEYEEFRRYYCGICRALKRYSIVPRFLLTYEAASLSLLLSSLKGEHVEKKKNFCFFTLKKVEYYQSESINRVAEIFVALLSEKMKDNYLDTKNPIYLLIKSFLKKDPEISKLFNEFYSLERKKANFEELAKEQGRILGKILESTVEEEKQKRILYYLGTYLGEWLYIVDAFDDFEKDKKKGVYNPLVEEYRDFEKAKAATKSILESCVNEIWKTYDLLDIRRNKPILDNIVYLGIPVVTEQILKEKGKCS, encoded by the coding sequence ATGTTTGGATATATCAAACCATTGAAGTGTGAGCTCAAGGTTAAAGAATACGAAGAGTTTCGAAGATACTACTGCGGGATCTGCCGTGCTCTGAAGAGATATTCTATCGTTCCAAGATTTCTTCTCACCTACGAGGCAGCTTCACTTTCTCTTCTTCTTTCGAGTCTGAAAGGTGAGCATGTAGAGAAAAAGAAAAACTTCTGTTTCTTCACCTTGAAAAAGGTGGAATACTACCAATCTGAATCTATAAACCGTGTTGCGGAAATTTTTGTGGCGCTTCTTTCTGAGAAGATGAAAGATAACTACCTAGACACAAAAAATCCAATTTATCTTCTGATCAAATCCTTTTTGAAAAAAGATCCAGAAATATCGAAACTCTTTAACGAATTCTACTCGCTTGAAAGAAAAAAGGCAAATTTTGAAGAACTCGCAAAAGAGCAGGGAAGAATACTTGGAAAGATCCTGGAATCGACCGTTGAAGAAGAAAAACAAAAGAGAATCCTTTACTATCTTGGTACGTACCTTGGAGAGTGGCTCTACATCGTTGACGCGTTCGATGATTTCGAGAAGGATAAAAAGAAGGGGGTATACAACCCCCTCGTCGAAGAGTACAGAGATTTTGAAAAAGCAAAGGCCGCTACAAAGAGCATTCTCGAAAGCTGTGTCAACGAAATCTGGAAGACGTACGATCTTCTGGATATAAGGAGAAACAAGCCAATTCTTGATAACATAGTGTACCTTGGGATACCGGTTGTAACAGAGCAAATTTTGAAAGAAAAGGGAAAATGTAGTTGA
- a CDS encoding J domain-containing protein — MNPYEVLGVGPDASKEEIERAYRELVKKYHPDRYKDHPLRDLAEGKMKQINEAYQMLMNGDFSKQSSQKSSSNFYPYSYSMSYRRRDDCRDILACLGCAWCTDTCCEACGGDCIPCM, encoded by the coding sequence GTGAATCCCTATGAAGTTCTCGGTGTTGGACCTGATGCTTCAAAGGAAGAGATAGAAAGGGCTTACCGTGAACTTGTAAAGAAGTACCACCCCGATCGCTACAAAGACCATCCACTCAGAGATCTCGCAGAAGGAAAAATGAAGCAAATCAACGAAGCGTATCAAATGTTAATGAATGGAGATTTCTCAAAGCAATCATCCCAGAAAAGCAGTTCAAATTTTTATCCGTACTCATATTCCATGAGTTACAGAAGAAGGGACGATTGTCGAGACATACTGGCATGTCTTGGATGTGCTTGGTGTACCGACACTTGCTGTGAAGCATGTGGGGGTGATTGTATCCCTTGCATGTGA
- a CDS encoding TIGR02556 family CRISPR-associated protein: MLKKIYDLGKTQTSSFSDFAEEVPEEEGLVISLETTPNGLIFKGIVPVQKNPGGKSSKVFLYRKQRGNFSVSSSPTMKFLPEKKDKDKDSAQRTFEIFTGFFDHPTLSDIRQVLENNKQLIIDLLRKHDLRKRFLTISIDGRFPAEVPKIIQVFEETVKKGKSNGETKCFLCGKEANLRLSDIFKFATFDKPSFTPFLSKKPPIQICEDCKSILEKARRVIDEKLSFSFFKNRILWIIPSVSESDILESVVEKIAEIKDTEGRSKLRSFARLEKDIENVLANEKAVFDFIVIEKEQQAERIVLHTEEVSPTRIKKVLEESEKLENQLKEDGFNVSVNLFTIYKFFEKVDRYFNTLFNAVFSEGAFDKRLLITLFLSRIRSDILGKEDKRSTIEAFATYVYLKRLNVLKGGVPTLKGEDFFSKYPEFFDEPWKKAVFLEGVLASYLLYLQYVKRNSKAFMKKLKSLRLNKKDVEGLLPEIRAKIEAYNGMNENVAELFMETAKAFLEAGNWSALPDEISFVFVSGLTLGKTFFKEVDADESGAEQE, encoded by the coding sequence ATGTTGAAGAAAATCTATGATCTTGGAAAAACTCAGACCAGTTCTTTTTCCGATTTCGCTGAAGAAGTTCCTGAGGAAGAAGGCCTTGTCATCTCTCTTGAGACCACGCCAAACGGCTTGATTTTCAAAGGGATCGTACCTGTTCAGAAAAATCCTGGAGGGAAAAGTTCAAAGGTTTTTCTCTACAGAAAACAGCGTGGGAATTTTTCTGTGTCTTCCTCTCCTACAATGAAATTTTTGCCCGAGAAAAAAGATAAAGATAAAGACTCTGCACAAAGAACTTTTGAAATATTCACAGGCTTTTTTGATCATCCAACTTTGTCTGACATAAGGCAAGTTTTAGAAAACAACAAACAACTCATAATTGACCTACTTAGAAAACACGATTTAAGAAAAAGATTTCTAACAATATCCATAGATGGAAGATTCCCAGCAGAAGTTCCAAAGATAATTCAAGTGTTCGAAGAGACAGTTAAGAAAGGAAAAAGCAATGGAGAGACAAAGTGTTTTCTCTGTGGAAAGGAAGCTAACCTAAGATTGAGTGACATATTCAAATTCGCCACGTTCGACAAACCTAGTTTCACACCATTCCTTTCCAAAAAGCCTCCCATACAGATATGTGAAGACTGCAAAAGTATTTTGGAGAAAGCAAGGAGAGTGATCGATGAGAAGCTTTCCTTTTCGTTTTTTAAAAACAGAATCCTTTGGATCATTCCCTCTGTATCTGAATCAGATATTTTGGAATCCGTTGTGGAGAAGATCGCAGAGATAAAAGACACAGAAGGAAGATCAAAACTTCGAAGTTTTGCACGGTTAGAGAAGGATATAGAGAACGTTTTGGCTAACGAAAAAGCTGTTTTCGATTTCATCGTGATAGAGAAAGAGCAACAGGCAGAAAGAATTGTTCTTCACACCGAAGAGGTTTCTCCCACAAGGATAAAGAAAGTCCTCGAAGAATCGGAAAAGCTGGAAAATCAACTGAAAGAGGATGGATTCAACGTTTCTGTGAATCTCTTTACAATATACAAGTTCTTTGAAAAGGTCGACAGATACTTCAACACGCTGTTCAACGCTGTCTTCTCCGAAGGGGCCTTTGACAAGAGGTTGTTAATAACACTTTTTCTTTCCAGAATAAGAAGCGATATTCTTGGAAAAGAAGACAAGCGTTCAACAATCGAGGCCTTTGCAACGTACGTCTATCTGAAACGCTTGAACGTTTTGAAAGGGGGTGTTCCTACCTTGAAAGGAGAAGATTTCTTTTCAAAGTATCCCGAATTCTTCGATGAACCGTGGAAAAAGGCGGTGTTTCTGGAAGGAGTTCTTGCAAGTTACCTTCTTTATCTTCAGTACGTCAAGAGAAACTCCAAAGCCTTCATGAAAAAACTGAAAAGCCTTAGATTGAACAAAAAAGATGTGGAAGGACTTCTCCCGGAGATCAGAGCCAAGATAGAAGCGTACAACGGCATGAACGAAAACGTGGCGGAACTTTTCATGGAAACAGCCAAGGCATTTTTGGAAGCGGGAAATTGGTCTGCACTACCAGATGAAATCAGTTTTGTTTTTGTTTCAGGGTTGACACTTGGAAAGACTTTCTTCAAGGAGGTAGATGCTGATGAATCCGGTGCTGAACAGGAGTGA
- the cas7b gene encoding type I-B CRISPR-associated protein Cas7/Csh2 — translation MNPVLNRSEILFIYDVKWANPNGDPLDENRPRFDEETSKLFVTDVRLKRTVRDYLAERYNETLWVTGEAVVPEERMRELDITDVADACQKCIDIRLFGAVIPQAKKGAMETSITGPIQFRYGMSLHRVKLMTVQGTAAFATKDSKQRSFREDQLVPYALVAFYGVINQNSARFTGLTEDDVSKFLEGVWLGTKNLITRSKMEHNPRLLVRVIYKEGVNYHSGELDYLVKVVSEKEDEEIRDVSELKLDITDLRRRLDSLKDKIEKIEYSVDDRLRLLENGIERSFKEIFGGFQLEKLEW, via the coding sequence ATGAATCCGGTGCTGAACAGGAGTGAAATTCTCTTCATCTACGATGTGAAGTGGGCAAATCCAAACGGAGATCCCCTCGACGAAAACAGACCACGCTTCGATGAGGAAACTTCAAAACTCTTTGTCACCGATGTGAGACTCAAAAGGACGGTTAGAGATTATCTCGCAGAGCGCTACAACGAAACCCTTTGGGTAACAGGCGAAGCCGTAGTACCTGAAGAGAGAATGAGAGAACTTGATATCACAGATGTGGCCGATGCATGTCAGAAGTGTATCGATATCAGACTCTTTGGAGCAGTTATCCCACAGGCGAAGAAGGGGGCTATGGAGACTTCCATAACGGGTCCCATCCAGTTCAGATACGGAATGAGCCTTCACAGAGTGAAACTCATGACAGTTCAGGGAACCGCTGCGTTTGCCACAAAGGATTCCAAGCAGAGAAGTTTTCGCGAGGATCAGCTGGTTCCATATGCTCTCGTTGCTTTCTACGGAGTGATAAATCAAAACTCTGCGAGGTTCACTGGTCTCACGGAAGACGATGTTTCTAAATTCCTCGAAGGAGTATGGTTAGGCACGAAGAATCTCATCACAAGATCGAAGATGGAACACAACCCCAGACTTCTTGTGAGGGTCATTTACAAGGAAGGTGTGAATTACCACTCTGGAGAACTCGATTACCTTGTGAAAGTTGTCTCCGAGAAAGAAGACGAAGAGATAAGAGACGTCTCCGAGCTGAAACTCGACATCACGGATCTTCGAAGAAGACTCGATTCTTTGAAAGACAAAATCGAAAAAATTGAGTACAGCGTCGATGATCGCCTCAGACTCTTGGAAAACGGTATCGAAAGATCTTTCAAGGAGATATTCGGAGGGTTTCAACTTGAAAAGCTGGAGTGGTAA
- the cas5b gene encoding type I-B CRISPR-associated protein Cas5b: MKVLVFDVSAPYALFRRPYTTTSSYTLPFPPRTTILGLIGCVLGYPKPSKLNNAKVAVQIKGPLRFLRTGTNFVETKREKKASKRIRVSLQLLKEPSYRIFFSWDNEDFHRLKLLLENNETIFTPYLGVASFIAKLDYVGEYNAVRVDPPCEVHTVVPNTVKLAPEPAHYLVFERVTREMDEERNLIEATTYIFRRDLSPVKVEGGEVWKVEGQNIVWM; encoded by the coding sequence ATGAAAGTTCTCGTTTTTGATGTTTCCGCTCCGTATGCTCTGTTCAGAAGGCCATACACGACCACCTCTTCCTATACTCTTCCTTTTCCACCAAGAACGACGATTCTGGGACTTATTGGTTGCGTTCTTGGCTATCCCAAACCATCAAAACTCAACAATGCAAAAGTAGCGGTTCAAATAAAAGGTCCCCTGAGATTTTTGAGAACAGGAACAAACTTTGTCGAAACAAAAAGAGAAAAGAAAGCTTCAAAGAGGATCAGGGTCAGTCTCCAACTACTGAAGGAACCGTCTTACAGAATCTTCTTCAGTTGGGACAACGAAGATTTTCACCGATTGAAACTTCTTCTTGAAAACAACGAAACCATTTTCACTCCGTACCTTGGAGTAGCTAGTTTCATAGCAAAACTGGATTATGTTGGAGAATACAACGCTGTACGTGTGGATCCCCCATGTGAGGTACACACGGTTGTTCCAAACACTGTAAAGCTTGCTCCAGAGCCGGCTCATTATCTTGTGTTTGAAAGGGTTACAAGAGAAATGGATGAAGAAAGAAACCTCATTGAGGCTACAACCTACATATTTAGAAGGGATCTCTCTCCTGTGAAGGTGGAAGGTGGAGAAGTGTGGAAAGTAGAAGGCCAAAATATAGTCTGGATGTGA